aagttGATGTTGACCCCTGTAAGCACCAGTGGTTGTCACAAATAGATGGGTGTTTTTAccttaataatatttatttttttacaaagaTTTTCAGTGGACGGCGAACAGAAATACTTGTCGGAAGTGCAGGAATTAATTAGACCAGAAAGAAACACACTCACAGTCAGCTTCGAAGATGTCGAAAAGTTCAACCAACAGCTGTCTACTACAGTTCTGGAGGAATACTACAGGTTTGATATAGATCGTTGTTCAAAACTAAGACTAATGCTTTCATTTGATATAATGTGCTGTAAACATCCAAGTGTTAAGTGCTACAGTGCTAACTCGATCCATTAACTGTAATATCCTCTGTAATGTAATCATAAAAATTCAGTTTTGATGAAATGATCataattttcatataattttgattacgtatatatgataaatttatgaAAAGAACTCTACATTATTACCTAAAATGGTTTTGtcaatatgtatgtaaaatattctcCTTGTGCACAAATGTAAACATGAAATTGCAGTGATTAAGTAATTAGAGGTAgttaaattttattgaaatcatatTACAACAAAAAAGTCTTTATTCTgcaaattttattgaaaattatatcTTGTTTTTCAGAATATATCCATTTCTCTGTCGTGCCGTCCGAAATTATGCAAAAGATTGGGGTCAGATACCCCCTGCAAAGGAGTTTTATGTCAGTTTCACAGATGTCCCAACCAGACTGAAGTAAGTTTCAGGCAATgcttttatcatatt
This DNA window, taken from Pecten maximus unplaced genomic scaffold, xPecMax1.1, whole genome shotgun sequence, encodes the following:
- the LOC117320439 gene encoding zygotic DNA replication licensing factor mcm6-A-like, whose amino-acid sequence is MDVAEQAVRTNQVKDQVGERCQKLFQDFLEEFSVDGEQKYLSEVQELIRPERNTLTVSFEDVEKFNQQLSTTVLEEYYRIYPFLCRAVRNYAKDWGQIPPAKEFYVSFTDVPTRLK